From the Anguilla anguilla isolate fAngAng1 chromosome 6, fAngAng1.pri, whole genome shotgun sequence genome, one window contains:
- the LOC118230824 gene encoding protein phosphatase 1A-like isoform X1, translating into MGAFLDKPKMEKHNSHGEGNGLRYGLSSMQGWRVEMEDAHTAVIGLPHGLDPWSFFAVYDGHAGSQVARYCCEHLLEHITSNPDFRGAAPEPSVESVKTGIRTGFLQIDEHMRAISEKKHGADRSGSTAVGVMVSPKHIYFINCGDSRGLLSRKGKVHFFTQDHKPSNPLEKERIQNAGGSVMIQRVNGSLAVSRALGDFDYKCVHGKGPTEQLVSPEPEVYEIERSESDDEFVVLACDGIWDVMANEELCDFVRSRLEVTEDLEKVCNEIVDTCLYKGSRDNMSVVLVCFPGAPKICPEAVKREAELDKYLENRVEEIIKKQGDEGAPDLVHVMRTLATESIPNLPPGGELASKRSVVEAVYNRLNPYRSEDTDSASTDDMW; encoded by the exons ATGGGTGCTTTTTTGGACAAGCCAAAGATGGAGAAGCATAACTCTCACGGGGAGGGGAACGGCCTGCGCTACGGCCTGAGCAGCATGCAGGGCTGGCgggtggagatggaggacgCGCACACGGCCGTCATCGGCCTCCCGCACGGACTGGACCCCTGGTCCTTCTTCGCCGTGTACGACGGGCACGCGGGCTCCCAGGTGGCGCGGTACTGCTGCGAGCACCTCCTGGAGCACATCACCAGCAACCCGGACTTCCGCGGCGCCGCCCCCGAGCCGTCGGTGGAGAGCGTCAAGACGGGCATCCGGACGGGCTTCCTGCAGATCGACGAGCACATGCGCGCCATCTCGGAGAAGAAGCACGGCGCCGACCGCAGCGGCTCCACGGCGGTGGGCGTGATGGTGTCGCCCAAGCACATCTACTTCATAAACTGCGGGGACTCGCGGGGCCTGCTGAGCCGCAAGGGCAAGGTGCACTTTTTCACGCAGGACCACAAGCCCAGCAACCCGCTGGAGAAGGAGCGCATCCAGAACGCCGGCGGCTCCGTCATGATCCAGCGCGTCAACGGCTCGCTGGCCGTCTCCCGGGCGCTGGGCGACTTCGACTACAAGTGCGTGCACGGCAAGGGCCCCACGGAGCAGCTGGTCTCGCCCGAGCCCGAGGTGTACGAGATCGAGCGGTCGGAGTCCGACGACGAGTTCGTGGTGCTCGCCTGCGACGGCATCTGGGACGTCATGGCCAACGAGGAACTCTGTGACTTTGTCCGGTCCCGGCTAGAGGTGACGGAGGACCTGGAGAAAGTCTGCAACGAGATCGTCGACACCTGTTTGTACAAG GGAAGCCGAGACAACATGAGCGTGGTGCTGGTGTGCTTTCCTGGCGCGCCCAAGATCTGTCCGGAAGCTGTGAAGAGAGAGGCGGAGCTGGATAAGTACCTGGAGAACAGAGTAGAAG AGATCATTAAGAAGCAGGGGGATGAAGGAGCGCCAGACTTAGTCCACGTGATGCGTACATTAGCCACGGAGAGCATCCCCAAcctgccaccagggggcgaaCTGGCCAGCAA ACGGAGCGTGGTGGAAGCTGTATATAATAGACTCAACCCTTACCGGAGCGAGGATAcg
- the LOC118230824 gene encoding protein phosphatase 1A-like isoform X2: MGAFLDKPKMEKHNSHGEGNGLRYGLSSMQGWRVEMEDAHTAVIGLPHGLDPWSFFAVYDGHAGSQVARYCCEHLLEHITSNPDFRGAAPEPSVESVKTGIRTGFLQIDEHMRAISEKKHGADRSGSTAVGVMVSPKHIYFINCGDSRGLLSRKGKVHFFTQDHKPSNPLEKERIQNAGGSVMIQRVNGSLAVSRALGDFDYKCVHGKGPTEQLVSPEPEVYEIERSESDDEFVVLACDGIWDVMANEELCDFVRSRLEVTEDLEKVCNEIVDTCLYKGSRDNMSVVLVCFPGAPKICPEAVKREAELDKYLENRVEEIIKKQGDEGAPDLVHVMRTLATESIPNLPPGGELASK; this comes from the exons ATGGGTGCTTTTTTGGACAAGCCAAAGATGGAGAAGCATAACTCTCACGGGGAGGGGAACGGCCTGCGCTACGGCCTGAGCAGCATGCAGGGCTGGCgggtggagatggaggacgCGCACACGGCCGTCATCGGCCTCCCGCACGGACTGGACCCCTGGTCCTTCTTCGCCGTGTACGACGGGCACGCGGGCTCCCAGGTGGCGCGGTACTGCTGCGAGCACCTCCTGGAGCACATCACCAGCAACCCGGACTTCCGCGGCGCCGCCCCCGAGCCGTCGGTGGAGAGCGTCAAGACGGGCATCCGGACGGGCTTCCTGCAGATCGACGAGCACATGCGCGCCATCTCGGAGAAGAAGCACGGCGCCGACCGCAGCGGCTCCACGGCGGTGGGCGTGATGGTGTCGCCCAAGCACATCTACTTCATAAACTGCGGGGACTCGCGGGGCCTGCTGAGCCGCAAGGGCAAGGTGCACTTTTTCACGCAGGACCACAAGCCCAGCAACCCGCTGGAGAAGGAGCGCATCCAGAACGCCGGCGGCTCCGTCATGATCCAGCGCGTCAACGGCTCGCTGGCCGTCTCCCGGGCGCTGGGCGACTTCGACTACAAGTGCGTGCACGGCAAGGGCCCCACGGAGCAGCTGGTCTCGCCCGAGCCCGAGGTGTACGAGATCGAGCGGTCGGAGTCCGACGACGAGTTCGTGGTGCTCGCCTGCGACGGCATCTGGGACGTCATGGCCAACGAGGAACTCTGTGACTTTGTCCGGTCCCGGCTAGAGGTGACGGAGGACCTGGAGAAAGTCTGCAACGAGATCGTCGACACCTGTTTGTACAAG GGAAGCCGAGACAACATGAGCGTGGTGCTGGTGTGCTTTCCTGGCGCGCCCAAGATCTGTCCGGAAGCTGTGAAGAGAGAGGCGGAGCTGGATAAGTACCTGGAGAACAGAGTAGAAG AGATCATTAAGAAGCAGGGGGATGAAGGAGCGCCAGACTTAGTCCACGTGATGCGTACATTAGCCACGGAGAGCATCCCCAAcctgccaccagggggcgaaCTGGCCAGCAAGTGA